A window of the Butyricimonas faecalis genome harbors these coding sequences:
- a CDS encoding DUF4843 domain-containing protein, translating to MRNIWIIIAMLFVAGACSKSEIETWSAKPRASFYMRNDTVSFSFTTQPEGTTEGVVKLGITIAGRLADVDRHIAIKGLGGSPSNPGSRYEIVSAIIPAGKKRGDALIKVYKTDNLDIANDTLSFEVVASEEFEVGEEDHLRNAVIVSNLWTQPSWWDNYHLGEYSVKKLEIIYQVLGSTKVFENVKSWYDDDVRIAIYKLNRYCKDNNVKYNPEDESVIQFESGSK from the coding sequence ATGAGAAATATATGGATCATAATTGCAATGCTCTTCGTGGCAGGAGCGTGCTCGAAGAGTGAGATTGAGACGTGGAGTGCTAAGCCGCGAGCAAGCTTTTACATGAGGAACGATACCGTTTCTTTTTCTTTCACGACGCAACCGGAAGGAACGACTGAAGGGGTTGTGAAGTTAGGTATTACGATAGCCGGGCGCTTGGCTGATGTTGATCGTCATATAGCTATCAAAGGATTGGGGGGAAGTCCTTCGAATCCGGGTTCGCGATATGAGATTGTGTCGGCAATTATTCCCGCGGGGAAGAAGAGGGGAGATGCTTTGATAAAAGTGTACAAAACAGATAATCTCGACATAGCGAATGATACGCTGAGTTTCGAGGTGGTAGCTTCTGAGGAATTCGAGGTCGGCGAGGAGGATCACTTGCGCAATGCCGTGATCGTGTCAAACTTGTGGACACAACCCTCTTGGTGGGATAACTATCACCTTGGAGAGTATTCCGTTAAGAAGTTGGAGATTATTTATCAGGTATTAGGCTCCACGAAGGTATTTGAGAACGTGAAGAGTTGGTATGATGATGATGTGCGAATCGCTATTTATAAATTGAATCGCTATTGCAAGGATAACAACGTGAAATATAATCCTGAAGACGAGAGTGTTATTCAATTTGAATCAGGAAGTAAATAA
- a CDS encoding RagB/SusD family nutrient uptake outer membrane protein — protein sequence MKRLSIIMTTVSVFLCMACENWLDVNASSELDRSELFKSENGYGEALIGVYAKLCDKSLYGRELTFDMADVLAGYYKLTLTTGNGYWYRYSYADPSNTNAVNWHENYTEDIWSNMYAQIANLNSLLETIDANKHVFSDDNYNLIKGEALGLRGFLHFELLRLFAAAYPLGKDKVSIPYVTHLTHSVTPLFTQEDAISAMLSDLTNAKTLMANDPIRLGTTPASCLASLPSGEFLADDKIPTWHNRRFRFNYYAAVATMARVFLWKGDRENALLCAQEVIRDQETKFPWVLKENLIHVGDVNTANNFRNQDRAFATEHIFALNITDLKDCMDGYIQGGLEDFSTVDTRLGASSEDRSAVYEENTADVRYQYWFEPYMNYFLIAKFYQNAIVARYFQERLPLIRLSEMYYIAAECAVSTSDGVDYLEKVRMNRGLVSFPLNRSMSREELLQEIRKEYRKEFWGEGQLWFYYKRNSITDFSEYMTNTDFFTFKIPDVEESTAGREK from the coding sequence ATGAAAAGATTGAGTATCATAATGACGACGGTGTCCGTGTTCCTGTGCATGGCATGTGAAAACTGGTTGGACGTGAATGCTTCTTCTGAATTGGATCGTTCTGAATTGTTCAAGAGTGAGAACGGTTACGGGGAGGCATTGATCGGTGTATATGCCAAGTTGTGCGATAAATCGTTGTATGGGCGGGAACTTACTTTCGATATGGCAGATGTATTGGCGGGCTATTATAAATTAACATTAACTACCGGCAATGGCTATTGGTACCGGTATAGTTATGCCGATCCATCGAATACGAATGCAGTGAATTGGCATGAGAATTATACGGAAGATATTTGGAGTAACATGTACGCGCAGATTGCGAATTTGAATTCTCTGTTGGAGACGATAGATGCGAACAAACACGTGTTCTCGGACGACAATTATAATCTTATAAAAGGTGAGGCCTTGGGACTGCGAGGGTTTCTCCATTTTGAGTTGTTACGCTTGTTTGCGGCGGCTTATCCACTTGGCAAAGACAAGGTGTCGATTCCTTACGTGACACATTTGACGCATTCTGTAACACCGTTATTTACGCAAGAAGATGCGATTTCGGCTATGTTGTCCGATTTAACCAACGCCAAGACTCTGATGGCCAATGATCCGATCCGTTTGGGAACGACTCCGGCCTCTTGTTTGGCTTCTTTGCCTTCCGGTGAATTTTTAGCAGACGATAAGATCCCGACTTGGCACAATCGTCGTTTCCGGTTTAATTATTACGCGGCTGTGGCTACGATGGCACGGGTTTTCTTGTGGAAGGGCGACCGGGAAAACGCGTTACTTTGTGCGCAGGAGGTAATTCGTGATCAAGAGACAAAATTTCCCTGGGTACTAAAGGAGAATTTGATACATGTTGGGGATGTGAATACGGCAAATAATTTTCGAAATCAAGATCGGGCTTTTGCAACGGAACATATTTTTGCGTTGAACATTACGGATTTAAAAGATTGTATGGATGGATATATTCAGGGAGGACTTGAAGATTTTTCTACGGTTGATACTAGATTGGGAGCTTCAAGCGAGGACCGATCTGCAGTATACGAGGAGAATACGGCTGATGTGCGCTACCAGTATTGGTTCGAGCCCTACATGAATTATTTCCTGATTGCGAAATTTTACCAAAATGCGATCGTTGCCCGCTATTTTCAGGAGCGATTACCCTTGATCCGTTTGTCGGAGATGTACTACATTGCAGCAGAGTGTGCGGTTTCAACTTCGGATGGAGTGGATTATCTGGAAAAGGTGCGGATGAACCGCGGGTTGGTAAGCTTTCCATTGAATCGGTCGATGTCGCGAGAGGAACTTTTACAGGAGATTCGGAAAGAGTATCGGAAAGAGTTTTGGGGAGAGGGACAATTGTGGTTTTACTATAAGCGTAATTCGATCACCGATTTTTCGGAATACATGACGAATACCGATTTCTTTACTTTTAAGATTCCCGATGTAGAGGAATCAACGGCAGGACGGGAAAAATGA